Proteins found in one Carassius auratus strain Wakin chromosome 42, ASM336829v1, whole genome shotgun sequence genomic segment:
- the nek9 gene encoding serine/threonine-protein kinase Nek9, translating to MSLDEYERHYASLNSDIGCESVGGRSSTSGAFGGEEERLHYIPIRVLGKGSFGEATLYRRTEDNSLVVWKEIDLNCLSDKKRRDVMNEISILSILQHNNIIAYFNHFMDKNTLLIELEYCNGGNLYEKINQQKGVLFKQEVVVWYLYQIAAAVAHIHKAGVLHRDIKTLNIFLTKTNLIKLGDYGLAKKLDSEYAMAETCVGTPYYMSPELCQGVKYNFKSDIWAMGCVLFELLTLTRTFDATNPLNLCVKIVQGNWTMEINSEDYTPDLIKLVYECLDQDPEKRPTAEQILEQPVISLVRAELEERVATLNSTIKKPRLSTATDTAVAVVTTRSREVYFWGGGKFTPQKLDMFKGGSSAQHVCAGETHFAVVTVEKELYTWASVQGGAKMVGQLGHGDQASYRQPRRVERLQGKAIRQVSCGADFTACVTDEDQMYMFGSDYYGCVGVENELGMEVLEPVLLDFFQERPVRQVSCGDNHVVALTRSGDIYSWGCGEHGRLGLDCEDDFSSPMQVEVPKGATIDSVYCGSDSTFFLTESGKVLACGNNELNKLGLNQGFSGIKNLTGEGYQGIPYTTTLTLVKQLSRFKIQFIAPGKTHTAAIDERGRLMTFGCNKFGQLGVKDFKKHQGVQILVGPFGGKFVTKVSCGDGFTIAATEDNQIFAWGNAGNGRLGMPPDKGFGSEVCPALPRPIFGSLHHVPDLSCRGWHTILIMEKVLNSKTIRSNSSGLSIASGQGSTSTVDLETDSATDSELREGMLGRTVEADMDDRGLIFSLDSKTNESSCPSWLQKELLDAEFIPMPQDSQDSIEPLTKPYSESATLPYEELDQIKATGKSLMPAACVDYERMNGVETGHSEQSCCGASVELTQLRETVNRQEAQIQLLQKQFNDQQKENERLWRAIERLRIDAGLQDISQTHGSALQE from the exons ATGTCTCTGGATGAGTACGAGCGGCACTACGCCTCTCTGAACTCAGATATAGGATGTGAATCAGTCGGAGGAAGATCATCAACATCTGGAGCTTTCGGCGGAGAAGAGGAGAGACTGCACTACATCCCCATCCGGGTGCTGGGGAAGGGCTCTTTCGGAGAAGCGACGCTCTACAGACGCACTGAG GATAACTCTCTGGTGGTGTGGAAGGAGATCGATCTGAACTGTCTGTCGGACAAGAAGCGCAGAGATGTGATGAACGAGATCAGCATCCTGTCCATCCTGCAGCACAACAACATCATCGCCTACTTCAACCACTTCATGGACAAGAACACACTGCTGATCGAGCTGGAGTACTGcaacg gtggaaACCTCTACGAGAAGATCAACCAGCAGAAGGGAGTTCTGTTCAAACAGGAG GTGGTCGTGTGGTACTTGTATCAGATCGCCGCTGCTGTGGCTCACATCCATAAAGCTGGCGTCCTGCACAG GGACATCAAGACGCTGAACATCTTCCTCACCAAAACCAACCTGATCAAGCTGGGGGATTATGGGCTGGCCAAGAAGCTGGACTCAGAGTATGCCATGGCTGAAACC TGTGTCGGTACGCCGTACTACATGTCTCCTGAACTGTGTCAGGGAGTGAAGTACAACTTTAAATCAGACATCTGGGCCATGGGCTGTGTCTTGTTTGAGCTGCTGACCCTCACCAGGACCTTTGACGCCACC AATCCTCTGAACCTGTGTGTGAAGATTGTCCAGGGAAACTGGACCATGGAGATCAACTCGGAGGATTATACACCTGACCTGATCAAGCTGGTGTACGAGTGTTTAGATCAG GACCCGGAGAAAAGGCCGACGGCGGAGCAGATTCTAGAGCAGCCCGTCATCTCTCTAGTGAGAGC agagcTGGAGGAGAGGGTGGCGACGCTTAATTCAACCATCAAGAAACCCAG GTTGAGTACGGCGACAGACACAGCGGTGGCGGTGGTGACGACGCGCTCGAGGGAGGTGTATTTCTGGGGCGGAGGGAAGTTCACTCCTCAGAAGCTGGACATGTTTAAGGGCGGCAGCAGCGCTCAGCACGTCTGCGCTGGAGAGACACACTTCGCTGTAGTGACCGTCGAGAAGGAGCTGTACACCTGGGCC AGCGTTCAGGGAGGAGCCAAGATGGTGGGTCAGCTGGGTCACGGAGACCAGGCCTCGTACCGTCAGCCGCGGAGAGTGGAGCGTCTGCAGGGCAAAGCCATTCGACAGGTGTCCTGCGGAGCCGACTTCACCGCCTGCGTCACCG ACGAGGATCAAATGTACATGTTCGGCTCTGATTACTACGGCTGTGTGGGTGTGGAGAACGAGTTGGGAATGGAGGTGCTGGAGCCGGTGCTGCTGGACTTCTTCCAGGAGCGTCCGGTGCGTCAGGTGTCCTGCGGGGACAATCACGTGGTGGCACTGACCCGCAGCGGGGACATCTACTCCTGGGGCTGCGGAGAGCACG GTCGACTCGGGCTGGACTGTGAGGACGATTTCTCCTCTCCAATGCAA GTGGAGGTTCCTAAAGGTGCCACCATTGACTCTGTGTACTGCGGCAGCGACAGCACCTTCTTCCTCACCGAGTCTGGAAAGGTCTTAGCCTGCGGGAACAATGAGCTCAACAAGCTGGGTCTTAATCAAGGCTTCTCTGGAATCAAAAACCTCACAGGGGAA GGTTATCAGGGGATCCCGTACACCACCACCCTCACGCTGGTCAAGCAGCTCTCGCGCTTCAAGATCCAGTTCATCGCTCCGGGAAAGACACACACGGCTGCTATAGACG AGCGCGGCCGTCTGATGACCTTCGGCTGTAATAAGTTCGGCCAGCTAGGAGTGAAGGACTTCAAGAAGCACCAGGGTGTGCAGATCCTCGTGGGGCCCTTCGGAGGGAAGTTCGTCACCAAGGTGTCGTGTGGAGACGGATTCACTATCGCTGCCACCGAGG ATAATCAGATCTTCGCGTGGGGGAACGCAGGGAACGGCCGTCTGGGGATGCCTCCTGATAAAGGCTTCGGCTCCGAGGTGTGTCCCGCTCTTCCTCGGCCCATCTTCGGCTCGCTGCACCACGTGCCGGATCTGTCCTGCAGGGGCTGGCACACCATCCTCATCATGG AAAAAGTCCTGAACTCCAAAACGATCCGTTCAAACAGCAGCGGACTGTCTATTGCAAGTG GTCAGGGCTCGACGTCCACCGTGGATCTGGAGACGGACTCGGCCACAGACTCGGAGCTGCGTGAGGGCATGCTGGGACGGACCGTGGAGGCCGATATGGACGACAGAGGTCTAATCTTCTCCTTGGACAGCAAGACCAACGAGAGCTCGTGCCCCTCATGGCTGCAGAAG gagctgCTGGACGCCGAGTTCATCCCGATGCCGCAGGATTCCCAGGACTCCATCGAGCCGCTGACCAAGCCCTACAGCGAGAGCGCCACGCTGCCCTACGAGGAGCTGGACCAGATCAAGGCCACGGGAAAGAGTCTGATG cCGGCTGCGTGTGTGGATTACGAGCGGATGAACGGCGTGGAGACGGGTCACTCTGAGCAGAGCTGCTGTGGGGCGAGCGTGGAGCTAACACAA CTCAGAGAAACAGTGAACCGGCAGGAAGCCCAGATTCAGCTGTTACAGAAACAG TTCAACGATCAGCAGAAGGAGAACGAGAGACTGTGGAGAGCCATTGAGCGCCTCAGAATAGACGCTGGACTCCAGGACATCAGTCAAACCCACGGTTCTGCCCTTCAGGAGTGA